In Hyphomicrobiaceae bacterium, the following are encoded in one genomic region:
- a CDS encoding carbon-nitrogen hydrolase family protein translates to MTSSAHFKAALVQLCSGREVASNIAAASELIRAAAAAGAEYIQTPENTQLMELEKPRLMAALQPEKNNSALEAFSSLARDLKRWLHIGSIGIKCDDGRIANRSFVFAPDGEVAARYDKIHMFDVDLGNGETYRESATYQPGTQAVIVDLPWANLGLTICYDLRFPSLHRALAQGGAEMIAVPAAFTRVTGEAHWKTLLRARAIETQCFVLAAAQGGRHENGRETYGHSLIIAPWGEVLAEADTEPGFVTADIDLARVTQARSKVPSLTHDRPFQVVQAKSLARA, encoded by the coding sequence ATGACGTCCAGTGCACACTTCAAAGCCGCTCTCGTGCAGCTCTGCTCAGGCCGCGAGGTCGCGTCCAATATTGCCGCTGCGTCCGAACTTATTCGTGCCGCCGCCGCCGCCGGGGCGGAGTACATCCAGACCCCTGAAAATACGCAATTGATGGAGCTGGAGAAGCCCAGGCTGATGGCTGCGCTGCAGCCCGAGAAGAACAACAGCGCACTCGAAGCGTTCAGCTCCTTAGCGCGCGATCTCAAGCGTTGGCTGCACATAGGCTCCATCGGAATCAAATGCGATGATGGACGCATCGCCAACCGGTCGTTCGTGTTCGCGCCCGACGGTGAAGTCGCAGCCCGCTACGACAAGATCCATATGTTCGACGTAGACCTTGGAAATGGCGAGACCTATCGCGAGAGCGCGACCTACCAGCCTGGGACGCAAGCGGTGATCGTTGACCTGCCATGGGCCAACTTGGGGCTTACAATCTGTTACGATTTGCGCTTTCCGTCCCTTCACCGGGCCCTGGCGCAAGGGGGAGCCGAAATGATTGCGGTCCCCGCCGCTTTCACGCGCGTTACGGGTGAAGCGCATTGGAAGACGCTGTTGCGGGCACGCGCAATCGAAACGCAGTGTTTTGTGCTTGCGGCTGCACAAGGCGGCCGCCATGAGAATGGCCGCGAAACCTACGGCCACAGCTTGATCATTGCGCCTTGGGGCGAGGTCCTGGCGGAAGCCGATACGGAACCTGGGTTCGTGACCGCAGACATCGATCTAGCCCGCGTTACCCAGGCGCGAAGCAAAGTGCCCTCGCTAACGCACGACCGGCCATTCCAGGTCGTGCAGGCCAAGAGCCTCGCCAGGGCCTGA
- a CDS encoding PhoX family phosphatase: MTRSTSDKIKHSEDQGRNPHLEAPAIGDIILARLDRRAFGFGLLASAAVEQLITAADAAETIAPTRNFSFTELAAGTDETHHVAEGYDADILIRWGDGVLAGAPAYDPNNPNAQAQAMQFGYNNDFIGFVPLNDDGNRGLLVVNHEYTCEELMFPNLTQQDKAADFSGMTAEMVAVEMAAHGGSVIEITRSNGKWGVVADSKFARRITASTPIDISGPARGHARMQTSADPAGTQVIGMVNNCSGATTPWGTWLSCEENINGYFWNENAAESHPDADALKRYGIPAEWYAWGKFHDRFDIGREPNEPNRFGWVVEIDPRDPAATPVKRTAMGRFKHEGAGNVLNKDGRFVVYQGDDERFEHVYKFVTAAKVDLSDAKANRNILDDGTLYVARFDADGSGEWLPLVFGQGPLTPENGFSDQGDVVIHARLAASKLGATRMDRPEDIDANAQTGKVYVMLTNNHKRKPSQTDAANPRFANKFGHILEITPRDGDHADTRFNWEILIKCGDPAIAEVGAQFNPLTSRDGWFGMPDNCAIDAKGRLWIATDGNTASRTGRTDGLYAIETEGTARGTSKLFFRVPIGAEMCGPCFTPDLETLFLAVQHPGESNDDDPLDRPATFEAPLTRWPDFEAGKPPRPSVVAVTRKGGGKIAL, encoded by the coding sequence GTGACCCGCTCGACCTCAGACAAAATTAAACATTCCGAGGACCAAGGCCGAAATCCTCACCTGGAAGCGCCAGCGATCGGCGACATTATTTTGGCGCGGCTTGATCGTCGAGCGTTCGGGTTTGGACTGCTGGCGAGCGCCGCAGTAGAGCAACTGATCACCGCAGCCGACGCTGCTGAGACAATTGCACCGACGCGAAACTTTTCGTTCACCGAACTCGCCGCGGGCACGGATGAGACCCATCACGTTGCGGAAGGCTACGACGCCGACATTCTGATCCGCTGGGGAGATGGCGTTCTGGCTGGTGCACCAGCTTACGATCCCAACAATCCAAATGCGCAAGCGCAGGCCATGCAGTTTGGCTACAACAACGACTTCATCGGCTTCGTCCCGCTGAACGACGATGGAAACCGCGGACTTCTCGTCGTCAATCACGAGTACACCTGCGAAGAGCTGATGTTCCCGAACCTCACGCAGCAGGACAAAGCCGCGGATTTCTCGGGCATGACCGCAGAAATGGTTGCAGTCGAGATGGCCGCCCACGGCGGCTCTGTGATCGAGATCACGCGCAGCAACGGCAAATGGGGCGTTGTGGCCGATAGCAAGTTCGCACGCCGGATCACCGCCTCTACGCCGATCGATATATCGGGTCCAGCACGCGGCCATGCGCGGATGCAGACCAGCGCCGACCCGGCCGGTACGCAGGTGATCGGGATGGTCAACAATTGCTCGGGTGCGACCACGCCGTGGGGTACGTGGTTGAGCTGCGAAGAAAATATCAACGGATATTTCTGGAACGAAAATGCAGCCGAGTCGCATCCCGACGCCGACGCCTTGAAGCGGTACGGCATCCCGGCCGAATGGTATGCATGGGGTAAGTTCCACGACCGGTTCGACATTGGCCGCGAGCCCAACGAACCCAATCGGTTCGGATGGGTCGTAGAGATCGATCCGCGCGATCCTGCCGCCACACCGGTCAAGCGCACGGCCATGGGGCGCTTCAAGCACGAAGGAGCCGGCAATGTCCTCAATAAAGACGGCCGCTTTGTCGTGTACCAGGGCGACGATGAGCGTTTCGAGCACGTCTACAAATTCGTCACCGCCGCCAAGGTCGACCTCTCCGATGCGAAAGCAAACCGCAACATCCTGGACGATGGCACGTTGTATGTCGCGCGCTTCGACGCCGATGGATCCGGGGAATGGCTGCCGCTCGTTTTCGGGCAGGGGCCGCTGACACCCGAAAACGGGTTTAGCGACCAAGGCGATGTCGTCATCCACGCACGTCTTGCGGCAAGCAAGCTGGGCGCCACCCGCATGGATCGGCCCGAAGACATCGATGCCAATGCCCAAACCGGCAAGGTTTATGTCATGCTCACCAACAACCACAAGCGAAAGCCGTCACAGACGGACGCCGCCAATCCGCGCTTTGCCAACAAGTTCGGGCACATTCTTGAAATCACGCCGCGAGATGGGGACCACGCCGACACCCGCTTCAATTGGGAAATCCTGATCAAGTGCGGCGACCCGGCAATTGCAGAGGTCGGCGCGCAATTCAATCCCCTGACCAGCAGGGACGGTTGGTTCGGCATGCCGGACAACTGCGCTATCGACGCCAAGGGCCGACTGTGGATTGCTACTGACGGTAACACTGCCTCCCGCACGGGCCGCACCGATGGGCTATATGCAATCGAAACCGAGGGGACGGCGCGCGGCACCTCCAAGCTGTTCTTCCGAGTTCCGATCGGGGCGGAGATGTGCGGACCTTGCTTTACCCCTGACCTTGAAACGCTGTTTCTGGCCGTCCAGCATCCTGGCGAATCCAACGACGACGATCCTTTGGACCGGCCTGCGACCTTCGAAGCGCCCTTGACCCGCTGGCCGGATTTTGAAGCCGGTAAGCCCCCGCGTCCGTCGGTCGTCGCGGTCACTCGCAAAGGGGGCGGGAAAATAGCGCTCTGA
- the bioD gene encoding dethiobiotin synthase — translation MSPALVVAGTDTDVGKTVFSAALTAALSANYWKPVQAGLAGETDSETVRRLAGLAPNRVFPEAYRLKAPASPHYAAAQEGIEIDTTALVPPRSMAPLVIECAGGLAVPLTRTVLQIDLLARWKLPVVLVAATRVGTINHSLLSIEALKRRAVPILGLAFVGDEAPESARIIGELGGVRILGSLPHIDPLNAATLRSAFAENFKVADILGLGAGGP, via the coding sequence ATGAGTCCAGCCCTCGTTGTCGCAGGCACCGATACCGATGTCGGCAAGACCGTATTTTCAGCCGCCCTTACTGCCGCCCTGAGCGCGAATTATTGGAAACCCGTTCAGGCGGGGCTTGCGGGAGAAACCGATAGCGAAACTGTGCGCCGTCTCGCCGGTCTCGCGCCCAATCGCGTGTTCCCGGAAGCCTATCGCTTGAAGGCCCCTGCCTCCCCTCATTATGCCGCTGCCCAGGAAGGCATCGAGATCGATACGACAGCGCTTGTTCCACCAAGGTCTATGGCGCCCCTCGTTATCGAATGCGCTGGCGGTCTCGCTGTTCCTCTGACACGCACCGTTCTGCAGATCGATCTGTTGGCGCGCTGGAAATTGCCTGTCGTGCTCGTCGCGGCAACGCGCGTGGGCACCATAAACCACTCTCTTCTGTCGATCGAAGCCTTGAAACGGCGCGCAGTACCAATTCTGGGATTGGCCTTCGTCGGCGACGAAGCGCCTGAATCGGCACGCATCATCGGCGAACTTGGCGGGGTGCGAATTCTCGGAAGCTTGCCGCACATCGATCCTCTGAATGCCGCAACGTTGCGCAGCGCGTTCGCCGAGAACTTCAAAGTCGCCGATATCCTGGGCCTAGGCGCGGGGGGCCCATGA
- a CDS encoding DUF1178 family protein has translation MIKYALQCSKGHTFDGWFRSGDAYERQVHRKMVTCPHCGATNVEKQPMAPALVTGRRPAKLEVQEAEASPSIDRPATSAIPAQPPVEMLRAFRKHIVDNSEDVGPRFAEEARKIHHGEAESRSIRGETSADEAARLHEEGVEFGVLPVLPEDHN, from the coding sequence GTGATCAAGTACGCGCTTCAATGCAGCAAGGGCCACACCTTCGATGGCTGGTTTCGTTCGGGCGACGCCTATGAACGCCAGGTTCACCGCAAGATGGTGACCTGTCCTCACTGCGGCGCCACCAATGTGGAAAAACAGCCAATGGCGCCTGCGCTGGTGACAGGCCGACGGCCCGCGAAGCTGGAAGTGCAAGAAGCCGAAGCTTCACCATCAATCGACAGACCCGCTACGAGCGCCATCCCGGCGCAACCGCCTGTCGAGATGCTGCGCGCCTTCCGCAAGCACATCGTGGATAATTCCGAGGATGTAGGCCCCCGGTTCGCCGAAGAAGCGCGCAAGATCCATCATGGAGAGGCCGAGTCGCGGTCTATACGCGGTGAAACAAGTGCCGACGAGGCGGCAAGACTCCATGAGGAAGGTGTCGAGTTTGGCGTTCTTCCGGTGCTGCCTGAGGATCACAACTAG
- a CDS encoding adenosylmethionine--8-amino-7-oxononanoate transaminase — protein MTQSARSPVWHPFTQHALEGEMLEIVSAQGAWLTTSSGQRILDAISSWWVVTHGHCHPDIVAAIQAQAAALDQVIFAGFTHAPAERVARDLAAVAPSGLSHVFFSDSGSTSVEVALKMALGFWRNVGDAKRTRVLALEHAYHGDTIGTMSAGARGVFNAAYEPLLFDVGRIPFPKKGTEKATFEALQSQCETGTVAALIVEPLICGAGGMLIYSEATLAEMARICADNNVLLIADEVMTGFGRTGTMFACNKAAVTPDIMCVAKGLTGGSIPLAATLCTDAIYKAHYSSDRSKTFFHSSSYTANPIACAAAAANLEIWKTGTTEPRISTLTEAHRSLLRDIERDDRLTNARQIGTIAAIDLAVPDAGYLANVGLTMRKAFVERGVLLRPLGNTIYIMPPYCIEETELADVYAAITAVAREVLP, from the coding sequence ATGACTCAAAGCGCTCGCTCTCCAGTCTGGCATCCCTTCACGCAACACGCGCTCGAAGGCGAGATGCTCGAAATTGTTAGCGCACAAGGCGCATGGCTCACGACCAGCAGCGGTCAGAGAATCCTCGATGCGATCTCGTCATGGTGGGTGGTCACGCACGGGCACTGCCATCCTGACATCGTGGCCGCCATACAAGCTCAGGCGGCTGCGCTCGATCAGGTGATATTTGCCGGCTTCACGCACGCACCCGCCGAGCGGGTGGCGCGCGATCTGGCCGCCGTTGCGCCGAGCGGACTTTCGCACGTCTTCTTTTCGGATAGCGGTTCGACATCGGTCGAGGTCGCGCTGAAAATGGCGCTTGGCTTCTGGCGAAATGTGGGAGATGCAAAACGCACGCGCGTTCTCGCATTGGAACACGCCTATCACGGCGATACCATTGGCACGATGTCGGCTGGCGCGCGCGGCGTGTTCAATGCCGCTTATGAACCTTTACTGTTCGATGTTGGCCGAATTCCATTTCCAAAGAAGGGTACCGAGAAGGCAACCTTCGAGGCATTACAATCACAATGCGAGACGGGAACCGTCGCCGCACTCATAGTCGAGCCGCTGATCTGTGGCGCAGGCGGGATGCTTATCTACAGCGAGGCGACGCTTGCCGAGATGGCGCGCATCTGCGCGGACAACAACGTTCTGCTCATTGCCGATGAAGTCATGACCGGTTTCGGTCGGACAGGGACTATGTTCGCCTGCAACAAGGCGGCCGTCACACCCGATATCATGTGTGTGGCAAAGGGGCTGACCGGCGGCAGCATACCGCTTGCAGCAACCTTATGTACCGACGCAATCTATAAGGCGCACTACAGCAGCGACCGCTCCAAAACCTTCTTTCACTCAAGCTCCTACACCGCCAACCCGATTGCCTGCGCGGCTGCAGCCGCCAATCTCGAGATCTGGAAAACCGGCACGACGGAACCGCGCATATCCACACTGACCGAGGCACACAGATCCTTGCTGAGAGATATCGAGCGGGATGACAGACTTACCAATGCAAGGCAAATCGGCACGATTGCAGCTATCGACCTTGCAGTACCCGATGCGGGCTATCTTGCCAATGTGGGTCTGACAATGCGAAAGGCGTTTGTGGAACGCGGCGTTCTTTTGCGCCCCCTCGGAA
- a CDS encoding ComF family protein, with the protein MSLEDTNADIADATAQRLGPLRAAHTFIKRGLSGLADIILPPSCIGCQARVFAHDTLCPSCWRTIDFIRAPLCDRLGIPLPYDTGGVMVSAAAVADPPDYDRGRAVGLYDGLMRRLVHDLKYKDVHHARRLFGRWLMVAGDDLVRDCEVIVAVPLARRRLISRRFNQAQILANEVAHLSGKPVAPMALARTKQTRQQVGLSRLERRRNVAGAFEVPAGQAELVTGKAVLLIDDVITTGATASAAARALKKAGASRVDVLALAIAGATPVGP; encoded by the coding sequence ATGAGCCTGGAGGACACCAACGCTGATATCGCTGACGCCACGGCTCAACGCTTGGGCCCGCTTCGCGCCGCCCACACATTCATAAAGCGCGGTTTGTCCGGCCTTGCCGATATCATCTTGCCACCGAGCTGCATCGGCTGTCAGGCGCGCGTTTTCGCGCACGATACGCTGTGCCCCTCGTGTTGGCGGACAATCGACTTCATCCGTGCCCCCCTCTGCGACCGGCTCGGCATCCCGCTGCCCTACGATACCGGTGGCGTTATGGTCTCGGCAGCAGCCGTTGCCGATCCACCCGACTACGATCGCGGGCGCGCCGTCGGGCTATACGACGGGCTAATGCGCAGGCTGGTCCACGACCTCAAATACAAGGATGTTCACCATGCGCGCCGGTTGTTCGGCCGCTGGTTGATGGTCGCGGGCGACGACCTCGTTCGCGATTGTGAGGTGATCGTGGCCGTCCCGTTAGCGCGCCGCCGCCTCATCTCGCGGCGCTTCAATCAAGCCCAGATTCTCGCCAACGAGGTGGCCCACCTGTCGGGCAAACCCGTTGCGCCCATGGCTTTGGCCCGCACCAAGCAGACGCGCCAGCAGGTCGGACTTTCGCGATTAGAGCGCCGGCGTAATGTCGCCGGTGCGTTCGAAGTCCCGGCCGGGCAGGCAGAGCTCGTGACGGGAAAGGCGGTCCTCTTGATTGACGACGTGATCACGACGGGCGCGACCGCAAGCGCGGCCGCCCGTGCGCTCAAAAAGGCAGGAGCCTCGCGCGTCGATGTGCTGGCGCTCGCCATCGCCGGGGCAACGCCGGTCGGGCCGTGA
- the bioB gene encoding biotin synthase BioB, with product MTANVTELETAKRAAARTRTDVRHDWTRAEALTLYNLPLMELLFRAQSAHRASFDPNKIQMSRLLSIKTGGCAEDCGYCSQSAHHASGLKASKLMEVERVINEARKAKASGATRYCMGAAWRSPKARDMDTIVAMVEGVKELGMETCMTLGMLSNDDIAKLSDAGLDYYNHNVDTSEEYYSKVITTRTYADRLDTLARVREAGIKVCSGGIIGMGEGEDDRVGLLVTLANLEEHPESVPINMLIAIPGTPMENVEKIDPIDFVRTIAVARIMMPKSYVRLSAGRTEMSDETQALCFFAGANSIFAGETLLTADNPGEDADSRLFAKLGLSPETLSTEPNEAQESLQSCSGRAGDEAGPRNVRTS from the coding sequence ATGACTGCAAACGTGACTGAACTTGAGACTGCCAAGCGCGCTGCCGCGCGCACCCGCACTGACGTGCGTCACGACTGGACCCGCGCTGAAGCACTGACACTCTATAACCTCCCGCTCATGGAGCTGCTGTTTCGCGCGCAAAGCGCCCATCGCGCCTCCTTCGATCCCAATAAGATTCAAATGAGCCGCCTGCTGTCGATCAAGACCGGCGGGTGCGCGGAAGATTGCGGCTATTGCAGCCAGTCGGCCCATCACGCATCCGGCCTCAAGGCATCAAAGCTGATGGAAGTAGAGCGTGTCATCAACGAAGCGCGCAAAGCCAAGGCGTCGGGTGCCACGCGCTATTGCATGGGCGCAGCCTGGCGCAGCCCGAAAGCCCGCGACATGGATACGATTGTCGCCATGGTCGAAGGCGTCAAAGAGCTGGGCATGGAAACTTGCATGACGCTCGGGATGCTGTCGAATGACGACATCGCCAAGCTTTCAGACGCGGGGCTCGACTACTACAATCACAACGTCGATACCTCGGAAGAATACTATTCAAAGGTCATCACAACGCGCACCTATGCTGACCGGCTCGACACTCTTGCGCGGGTGCGGGAAGCCGGGATCAAGGTCTGCTCTGGCGGCATCATCGGCATGGGCGAAGGCGAGGATGACCGTGTCGGTTTGCTGGTAACGCTCGCCAATCTGGAAGAGCATCCTGAAAGCGTACCGATCAATATGCTCATCGCCATTCCTGGCACGCCGATGGAGAACGTGGAAAAAATCGATCCGATCGATTTCGTCCGCACTATCGCAGTGGCCCGCATCATGATGCCGAAATCCTATGTTCGCCTGTCGGCAGGCCGCACCGAGATGAGCGACGAAACACAGGCTTTGTGCTTCTTCGCCGGTGCCAATTCGATCTTTGCGGGCGAAACGTTGTTGACTGCGGATAATCCGGGCGAAGATGCCGACAGCCGGCTGTTCGCCAAGCTCGGCTTGTCGCCTGAAACACTAAGCACTGAACCGAACGAAGCACAGGAATCCCTGCAATCGTGCTCCGGTAGAGCCGGGGATGAAGCCGGACCAAGGAATGTCCGCACATCATGA
- the grxC gene encoding glutaredoxin 3, with translation MPKITVYTAGHCCYCHMAKELLKRKGAAFEEVDLTGRHDLREQLRVKAGGRNTVPQIWIGETHVGGCDDLMCLERAGKLDALLAN, from the coding sequence ATGCCGAAGATCACGGTCTATACCGCAGGTCACTGCTGCTATTGCCATATGGCTAAAGAGCTCCTGAAGCGCAAAGGTGCAGCCTTCGAGGAAGTCGATCTCACCGGCAGGCATGATTTGCGCGAACAACTGCGCGTCAAAGCGGGCGGCCGCAATACGGTCCCCCAGATCTGGATCGGTGAGACGCACGTCGGCGGCTGCGATGATCTCATGTGCCTGGAGCGGGCTGGCAAGCTCGACGCGCTGCTCGCCAACTGA
- a CDS encoding 8-amino-7-oxononanoate synthase gives MSAHHERALEALRRRGRLRALETANGIDFASNDYLGLASSQALRDAVSAAIARGAPVGAGGSRLLRGNDTEHEALEAEAAAFFRAERALFFGGGFIANTALYSTLPARGDLIVYDELIHASVHDGLRLSKAENRPFAHNDADACETIIKNWRKGGGTGRVWIGVETLYSMDGDRAPLVALAALAERHDAMLLLDEAHATGVFGEDGRGLGAHLEGRQNVVSLHTCGKALGASGALVLCSRTLRDFLVNRARAFIYATAPSPLVAAAVRAALRICANEPERRVALQARIELAGKLLQERLELAPSGSQIQPIIVGTDTRAVALAQQMKALGYDIRAIRPPTVPEGTARLRLNITLNASPDDIAGLIDALAEAQPLAEEDAEART, from the coding sequence ATGTCCGCACATCATGAACGCGCGCTAGAAGCGCTACGGCGGCGCGGCCGCCTGAGGGCGCTGGAAACAGCGAACGGGATCGATTTCGCCTCCAACGACTATCTCGGCCTGGCGTCTTCACAAGCGTTGCGCGATGCGGTCAGCGCCGCGATCGCGCGCGGCGCCCCGGTCGGCGCAGGCGGCTCGCGCCTCCTGCGCGGCAACGACACCGAGCACGAAGCGCTCGAAGCAGAAGCCGCCGCGTTCTTCCGTGCGGAACGTGCTCTGTTTTTTGGCGGAGGCTTTATAGCCAATACCGCGCTGTATTCGACCCTGCCCGCACGCGGCGATCTCATCGTCTATGACGAACTGATTCATGCCAGTGTTCACGATGGACTTCGCCTCTCAAAGGCCGAAAACCGACCCTTCGCTCATAACGATGCGGATGCTTGCGAGACGATTATCAAGAACTGGCGCAAGGGAGGCGGAACCGGTCGCGTGTGGATTGGGGTGGAAACGCTATACAGCATGGATGGCGACCGCGCCCCACTCGTCGCATTGGCAGCACTGGCCGAACGCCATGACGCCATGTTGCTTCTCGATGAGGCCCACGCGACAGGCGTCTTCGGCGAAGATGGACGTGGACTGGGCGCGCATCTGGAGGGACGGCAGAACGTCGTCTCGCTGCACACCTGCGGCAAGGCGCTTGGAGCGTCCGGCGCGCTCGTTCTTTGCTCACGGACTTTACGCGATTTTCTCGTCAACCGGGCGCGGGCGTTTATTTACGCCACCGCGCCGTCTCCGCTGGTTGCCGCAGCTGTGCGTGCCGCACTCCGCATCTGTGCGAACGAACCCGAACGGCGCGTAGCTCTTCAGGCGCGCATCGAACTGGCTGGCAAGTTGCTGCAGGAGCGACTCGAACTTGCGCCATCCGGCTCGCAGATCCAGCCGATTATCGTGGGCACAGATACCCGTGCCGTCGCACTGGCGCAGCAGATGAAGGCGCTCGGCTACGACATCCGCGCCATTCGTCCGCCGACCGTCCCAGAAGGCACCGCACGCCTTAGACTTAACATCACACTAAATGCCAGCCCCGATGACATCGCCGGTCTCATAGATGCCCTGGCTGAAGCGCAGCCGCTTGCCGAGGAAGACGCGGAGGCCCGCACATGA